Proteins from a genomic interval of Williamwhitmania taraxaci:
- a CDS encoding ATP-dependent Clp protease ATP-binding subunit → MDSNFSKRIKDILSYSKEEAIRLGNPSIGTEHLFLGILREGEGMAVDILKSLGADLPNLKQQVEDRVRTDAIVDLSELDNLNLYKSAERALKLVFLEARSLKSETITSAHLLLAILKDEGSLVAQVLGDSNIDYYAIRNKMEGSQVQSRADYSDDDDEKEQFGIPKSNPQPGSRPNSDTPVLDNFGIDLTKAAEENRLDPIIGREKEIERIAQILSRRKKNNPILIGEPGVGKSAIAEGLALRITKKKVSRVLFNKRVVALDLAAIVAGTKYRGQFEERMKAILNELAKTNNVILFIDEIHTIVGAGGATGSLDAANMLKPALARGEIQCIGATTLDEYREHIEKDGALERRFQKVMVEPTSPEETYEILNNIKERYEDHHNVIYTPDAIDACVKLTQRYISDRHLPDKAIDALDEAGSRVHIANIKVPERVLLLEKQIEETRNEKLKAVKNQNFEMAASFRDRERQFTELLDQEQKKWEKDLTQNRETVDAEKVAEVVAMMTGVPVQRIAQAEGERLLKMADELKTKVIGQDNAIDKIVKSIQRNRAGLKDPLKPIGTFVFLGPTGVGKTQLAKVLAKYLFDTTDNLIRVDMSEYMEKFSVSRLVGAPPGYIGYEEGGQLTEKVRRKPYSVVLLDEIEKAHPDVFHILLQVLDEGILTDSLGRKVDFKNTIVIMTSNIGSRDLKEFGQSVGFSTQAKDQGTGEYSKSLVQKALKRTFAPEFLNRIDDIIMFNQLERKELHKIIDLELKGLIDRVAGLGFVIKISLAAKDFIVEKGYDVQFGARPLKRAIQKYLEDPLAEVIIKGSIAQGTVISVGFTKGKEDLNIKVAKNGVADSDDQND, encoded by the coding sequence ATGGACTCTAATTTTTCAAAAAGAATTAAGGATATTTTAAGTTATAGCAAAGAAGAAGCTATCCGACTTGGAAATCCGTCAATTGGTACAGAGCATCTATTTCTTGGCATTTTGCGTGAGGGAGAAGGAATGGCAGTGGATATACTCAAGTCATTGGGTGCCGATTTGCCTAACCTAAAGCAGCAAGTCGAGGATAGAGTTAGAACCGATGCAATCGTGGATTTATCGGAACTAGATAATCTTAACCTGTATAAATCTGCAGAAAGAGCCCTAAAGTTAGTTTTTCTGGAGGCACGCTCGCTTAAAAGTGAAACTATCACATCAGCTCATCTCCTACTGGCCATACTTAAGGATGAAGGAAGCCTTGTTGCTCAAGTTCTTGGTGATTCAAATATTGATTACTATGCCATTCGCAATAAAATGGAAGGAAGTCAAGTGCAATCCCGTGCCGATTACTCCGACGATGACGATGAAAAAGAACAGTTTGGTATACCCAAAAGCAATCCACAGCCTGGTTCGCGGCCAAACTCGGATACGCCGGTCCTCGATAATTTCGGAATAGATCTTACCAAAGCAGCTGAAGAGAATCGGCTTGATCCAATTATTGGACGTGAAAAGGAGATTGAACGAATTGCGCAAATCCTTAGTCGGAGAAAGAAGAACAATCCAATATTAATAGGTGAACCCGGCGTTGGTAAATCAGCAATTGCCGAAGGTTTAGCTCTTCGGATTACGAAGAAAAAAGTATCGCGGGTGCTTTTCAATAAGCGTGTGGTTGCGTTAGACTTAGCCGCAATTGTTGCCGGAACAAAGTATCGCGGGCAGTTTGAGGAGCGGATGAAGGCAATCCTCAATGAACTCGCCAAGACCAATAACGTTATTCTATTTATTGATGAGATACACACAATTGTTGGAGCAGGAGGTGCAACAGGATCGTTGGATGCAGCAAATATGCTTAAACCAGCACTTGCTCGTGGCGAAATTCAGTGTATTGGAGCCACAACACTCGATGAATACCGAGAACACATCGAAAAAGATGGAGCCCTAGAACGTCGTTTTCAGAAGGTTATGGTTGAACCAACCTCGCCGGAGGAAACATACGAAATACTCAACAACATTAAGGAGCGATATGAGGATCACCACAACGTCATATATACACCTGATGCTATTGATGCCTGCGTTAAGCTCACCCAGCGATACATATCAGATAGACATCTCCCAGATAAAGCAATTGACGCCTTAGATGAAGCTGGTTCACGAGTGCATATTGCCAATATAAAAGTTCCTGAAAGGGTTCTTCTTCTTGAGAAGCAAATTGAGGAGACTCGAAATGAAAAACTAAAAGCAGTTAAAAATCAGAACTTCGAAATGGCTGCGTCCTTTAGAGATAGAGAGCGGCAGTTTACTGAACTACTCGATCAGGAGCAAAAAAAGTGGGAGAAAGATCTAACTCAAAACAGAGAAACCGTTGATGCTGAAAAGGTTGCTGAAGTAGTTGCCATGATGACCGGTGTACCTGTTCAACGAATTGCACAGGCCGAAGGCGAACGACTACTAAAAATGGCCGACGAGCTTAAAACAAAGGTAATTGGGCAAGACAATGCCATTGATAAAATCGTTAAGTCTATTCAACGCAACCGGGCAGGGCTTAAAGATCCGCTAAAACCCATAGGAACGTTTGTTTTCTTAGGACCTACCGGCGTTGGAAAGACACAACTGGCTAAGGTATTAGCGAAATACTTGTTCGATACTACCGATAATCTAATTCGGGTTGATATGAGCGAATATATGGAGAAATTTTCTGTATCGCGCTTAGTCGGAGCCCCTCCCGGATACATTGGTTATGAGGAAGGTGGACAGCTTACAGAAAAAGTGAGAAGAAAACCATACTCCGTTGTTCTCCTTGATGAAATAGAGAAAGCACATCCCGACGTTTTTCATATTCTTTTGCAGGTTCTGGACGAAGGTATTCTTACAGATAGTTTAGGCAGAAAGGTTGACTTTAAAAATACCATCGTAATAATGACCTCCAATATTGGTAGTCGCGATTTAAAGGAATTTGGCCAAAGTGTTGGATTTTCGACACAAGCCAAGGATCAGGGAACTGGAGAATACTCTAAAAGCCTAGTTCAAAAAGCGTTGAAGAGAACCTTCGCTCCCGAATTTCTGAATCGTATCGATGATATCATTATGTTCAACCAGCTTGAGCGCAAAGAGTTACATAAGATTATTGATCTTGAACTTAAAGGTCTAATTGATCGTGTTGCAGGTTTAGGCTTCGTTATAAAGATTAGCCTAGCAGCGAAGGATTTTATCGTGGAAAAAGGCTACGATGTGCAATTTGGAGCAAGACCTCTAAAGCGTGCAATCCAAAAGTATTTGGAAGATCCATTGGCCGAAGTTATTATAAAGGGATCCATTGCTCAAGGCACAGTAATCTCAGTTGGTTTCACAAAAGGCAAGGAAGATTTAAATATAAAAGTTGCCAAAAATGGAGTTGCCGATAGCGATGATCAAAATGACTAA
- the gyrA gene encoding DNA gyrase subunit A, whose translation MAEGERIVKINIEEEMKSAYIDYSMSVIVSRALPDVRDGLKPVHRRVLFGMSELGVMATKPYKKSARIVGEVLGKYHPHGDTSVYDAMVRMAQPWSLRYPLVDGQGNFGSVDGDSPAAMRYTEARFKKIAEETLADIDKQTVDFKLNFDDTLEEPTVLPTRIPVLLVNGASGIAVGMATNMAPHNLGEVIDAIGAYIDNNEITIEELLKYIKGPDFPTGGTIYGYQGIKEAFETGRGRIVVRAKSELEFTDSGRAKIIITEIPYMVNKAEMIKKIADLINEKKLEGISYINDESDRTGMRIVIILKREAVANVVLNNLYKYTQLQSTFPINNIALVDGRPKQLNLKDLISCFVAHRHDVIIRRTRFDLDQAAKRAHILEGLLIALDHIDEIIALIRSSATPDIAREGLMSKFNLSDLQSRAIIEMRLRSLTGLERDKLKEEFDELMKRIEYFKLILSDVVLQMKIIKDELLEVKDKYNDPRRTDIVHTAEEFNPEDFYADDDAVITISHLGYIKRTPLTEFKTQNRGGVGTKGSATRDADFIEHIFVASMHNTMLFFTEKGRCYWLKVYDIPEGAKSTKGRAIQNIINIEPDDKVKAYINLKKLTDQEYITNNYIILCTKKGIIKKTLLEAYSRPRQTGVNAITIKEGDQLIEAKLTNGKSDILLAAREGKAVRFPEDQARAIGRTGSGVKGISISATNEVVGMVCTDVDMQDILVVSEKGFGKRSSLEDYRIINRGGKGVKTLSITDKTGDLIAIKGVTDNHDLMIITKSGITIRLHVCDIRVTGRATQGVKLINLRKQDEIAAVALVEKGEDDEIPELIANEESTPETPVEE comes from the coding sequence ATGGCTGAAGGAGAAAGAATTGTAAAGATAAACATTGAGGAAGAGATGAAATCTGCCTATATCGATTATTCGATGTCGGTAATTGTATCTCGCGCGCTGCCTGATGTAAGGGATGGACTTAAACCGGTTCACAGAAGAGTACTGTTTGGTATGTCTGAACTGGGAGTGATGGCCACTAAGCCCTACAAAAAATCTGCGCGTATTGTTGGAGAGGTTCTTGGTAAGTATCACCCTCACGGAGACACCTCAGTATATGATGCAATGGTTAGAATGGCCCAACCGTGGTCGTTACGATATCCGTTGGTAGATGGTCAGGGTAACTTTGGTTCAGTGGATGGCGATAGCCCTGCTGCGATGCGTTATACTGAGGCCAGGTTCAAGAAAATTGCAGAAGAAACGCTTGCTGATATCGATAAGCAAACTGTCGATTTCAAGTTAAACTTTGACGATACCCTCGAAGAGCCAACCGTTCTCCCCACTAGGATTCCCGTTTTGCTCGTAAATGGTGCATCGGGTATTGCAGTGGGTATGGCAACAAATATGGCCCCGCACAACCTTGGGGAGGTAATTGATGCAATTGGCGCTTACATCGACAACAATGAAATAACAATAGAGGAACTTCTTAAGTATATTAAAGGCCCTGATTTTCCGACTGGTGGAACCATTTATGGATACCAAGGAATTAAGGAAGCATTTGAAACTGGGAGAGGACGAATTGTTGTTAGGGCTAAATCGGAACTTGAGTTTACCGACAGCGGTAGAGCAAAGATTATAATTACCGAGATTCCCTACATGGTCAATAAGGCAGAGATGATCAAGAAAATTGCCGATTTGATCAATGAAAAGAAATTGGAAGGTATCTCTTACATCAATGATGAATCCGATAGAACAGGGATGCGCATTGTGATTATTCTCAAGCGTGAAGCTGTTGCAAATGTGGTGCTTAATAATCTTTATAAGTATACACAACTGCAATCGACCTTTCCTATTAATAATATAGCACTTGTTGACGGACGGCCTAAGCAATTGAACCTGAAGGATTTAATTTCATGTTTTGTTGCTCACCGACATGACGTTATTATTCGTCGAACTAGGTTTGATTTGGACCAAGCAGCAAAAAGGGCTCATATTCTTGAAGGGTTGCTTATTGCACTTGACCATATTGATGAAATTATCGCCTTGATTCGTTCCTCTGCCACTCCTGACATTGCAAGAGAAGGGCTGATGTCGAAGTTTAATCTATCCGACTTACAGTCTAGGGCAATCATTGAAATGAGGTTGCGAAGCCTAACTGGTCTTGAGCGCGACAAACTGAAAGAAGAGTTTGACGAGTTGATGAAACGAATAGAGTATTTCAAGTTGATTTTGTCCGACGTGGTATTGCAAATGAAAATCATTAAGGATGAGTTGCTTGAGGTTAAGGATAAGTATAATGATCCACGTAGAACGGATATCGTTCATACTGCCGAAGAATTTAATCCTGAGGACTTTTATGCCGACGATGATGCTGTTATTACCATTTCGCATCTAGGATACATAAAACGTACACCGCTTACAGAGTTTAAGACACAAAATAGGGGTGGGGTTGGAACCAAAGGATCGGCCACTAGGGATGCTGACTTTATTGAGCATATTTTTGTGGCATCCATGCACAACACCATGCTGTTCTTTACCGAGAAGGGGCGCTGCTATTGGCTTAAGGTTTATGATATTCCCGAAGGTGCAAAATCAACGAAGGGCAGAGCTATTCAAAACATTATAAATATTGAGCCTGACGATAAGGTTAAAGCATATATTAATCTCAAGAAGCTTACTGATCAGGAGTATATTACCAATAACTATATTATTCTCTGTACAAAAAAAGGAATAATAAAGAAGACGTTATTGGAAGCTTACTCTCGACCAAGACAAACTGGAGTTAATGCAATTACCATCAAGGAAGGCGATCAACTAATTGAGGCTAAATTAACTAACGGTAAGTCAGATATTCTTCTTGCTGCAAGAGAAGGAAAGGCAGTTAGATTTCCTGAAGACCAAGCTCGTGCAATTGGTAGAACTGGATCTGGAGTTAAGGGTATTTCCATCTCGGCAACGAATGAGGTTGTGGGTATGGTCTGTACCGATGTCGATATGCAGGATATACTGGTTGTGTCGGAAAAGGGCTTTGGAAAGCGTTCAAGCCTTGAAGATTACCGAATAATTAATAGGGGAGGCAAGGGAGTAAAAACCCTTAGCATCACTGATAAAACGGGTGATCTTATTGCAATTAAGGGTGTTACTGATAATCATGATCTTATGATAATTACAAAGTCAGGAATCACCATTCGTTTGCATGTTTGCGACATACGAGTAACCGGAAGAGCAACTCAAGGTGTTAAGCTGATAAACTTACGCAAACAGGATGAAATTGCTGCCGTAGCATTAGTTGAAAAGGGTGAGGATGATGAAATTCCTGAACTTATAGCTAATGAGGAATCTACGCCAGAAACACCTGTCGAAGAATAG
- a CDS encoding tetratricopeptide repeat protein produces MKKLLFLAATVGLSAQVALAQVGGNTDAEQIKGKLAKSDKDIENPKKQAQPKTWITRGDVFSEVIDVHCSNLRAGMTQTEASLLLGKPTASDQALVNEQTYETAVYPYFTLYIQQGKVAFWKETNYFVENPYAKAYESYDKAFVLDVDKKSTKKVKVGFESLKQKYNTSAMNNYIATDYAGAFAAFEGSYMCSKHPTINMVDSIIIYYAGLTAQLAGKNDEAIKYLSMAKDINFDQDGDLYYYLFTSYMQANDTVKAGSTIEAGFSQYPTNKMLMLALINYYIVKNENPIKVIGYLDKAIESDQQNPSLYFAEAALYEKLPDLDKAIVSYKKAIEMSPEYFDAYFNLGVLYYNQGAATVGTASKLDINDTKGYDKLMADADVSFKLALPYIEKSFQLKPEELVVVETLKNLYFRFRNDSEEMMKKYTEFKDKYDAMKAK; encoded by the coding sequence ATGAAAAAATTACTTTTTTTAGCAGCGACAGTTGGTTTGTCCGCTCAAGTTGCACTAGCTCAAGTTGGAGGTAATACCGATGCAGAGCAAATTAAAGGTAAACTAGCAAAGAGTGATAAGGATATCGAAAACCCTAAGAAACAAGCACAACCAAAGACTTGGATTACCAGAGGTGATGTGTTTAGCGAGGTTATCGATGTTCATTGTTCAAATCTTCGTGCTGGCATGACTCAAACTGAAGCATCGCTTCTTTTGGGAAAGCCTACTGCTAGTGATCAAGCATTAGTAAATGAACAGACTTACGAAACTGCAGTATACCCGTATTTTACGTTGTATATTCAGCAGGGAAAGGTTGCTTTTTGGAAGGAGACCAACTATTTTGTTGAAAATCCTTACGCAAAGGCTTACGAGTCATATGATAAAGCTTTTGTATTAGATGTGGACAAAAAAAGCACCAAAAAAGTAAAAGTAGGTTTCGAGTCACTTAAGCAAAAGTATAATACTTCGGCAATGAATAATTATATTGCTACCGATTATGCTGGTGCTTTTGCCGCATTTGAGGGATCTTACATGTGTTCAAAACATCCTACAATAAATATGGTTGATTCTATAATTATTTATTATGCAGGATTAACGGCACAGTTGGCCGGAAAAAATGACGAAGCCATTAAGTATCTCAGCATGGCCAAAGACATTAACTTTGATCAGGATGGAGATCTCTACTACTATTTGTTTACTAGTTATATGCAGGCTAATGATACAGTAAAGGCAGGAAGCACTATTGAGGCTGGGTTTTCTCAATATCCTACAAATAAGATGCTTATGCTAGCTCTTATAAATTACTATATTGTAAAGAATGAGAATCCAATTAAGGTAATCGGCTACCTTGATAAAGCTATTGAGAGTGACCAACAAAATCCTTCTTTGTATTTTGCTGAGGCAGCACTTTACGAGAAACTTCCTGATCTTGATAAAGCTATTGTCAGCTATAAAAAAGCAATAGAAATGTCGCCAGAATATTTTGATGCGTATTTCAATCTAGGCGTTTTGTATTATAACCAAGGTGCTGCCACAGTAGGAACTGCAAGCAAGTTAGATATAAACGACACAAAAGGTTATGATAAGTTAATGGCTGACGCAGATGTTTCTTTCAAGTTAGCATTACCTTATATCGAAAAATCTTTTCAGTTGAAGCCTGAAGAACTTGTGGTTGTTGAAACCTTGAAGAATCTATATTTCCGTTTCCGGAACGATAGCGAGGAGATGATGAAGAAGTATACCGAATTTAAGGATAAGTATGATGCTATGAAGGCTAAGTAG
- the selD gene encoding selenide, water dikinase SelD has product MEIDLLKFTENGGCSAKLPAAELEKVLSHFPKINNKNLLVDIDTQDDAAVYKINEDQAIIFTTDFFPPLCSDPFEFGQIAAANSLSDVYAMGGTPLLALNIAMFPSNSPLTVYAKILEGGLSMVNDASAMLVGGHTIDDPIPKYGLAVIGLVHPNRVVANSGLNPGDLLILTKPIGSGIILAGHRIGLSDPNSYLKAIENMKILNKNGLKAIDATSVRGGTDITGFGLLGHALKMARASNVTIRINAHKVPLLPQSLALAEDGCIPGAAFTNLKYVEEETYFSPGVEFSYRAILADAQTSGGLLLGIKPEMASTALKLLKMEGAVESEIIGTVENYNKKRIIIE; this is encoded by the coding sequence ATGGAAATAGATCTTTTGAAGTTTACGGAAAACGGTGGTTGCTCTGCAAAATTACCGGCAGCCGAACTCGAAAAAGTGCTCAGCCACTTTCCAAAGATTAACAATAAAAATCTTCTTGTTGATATTGATACACAAGATGATGCCGCAGTTTACAAAATCAATGAAGATCAGGCAATAATCTTTACTACCGATTTCTTTCCCCCTTTGTGTAGCGATCCCTTTGAATTCGGTCAAATTGCTGCAGCAAACTCATTAAGCGATGTGTATGCCATGGGGGGCACTCCGTTGCTTGCCCTGAACATTGCAATGTTTCCGAGTAATTCACCACTCACTGTCTATGCAAAAATTCTGGAAGGTGGGCTGAGTATGGTCAATGATGCTTCTGCCATGCTTGTTGGAGGACATACCATTGATGATCCAATTCCCAAATATGGACTTGCAGTAATAGGACTAGTGCACCCAAACAGAGTAGTTGCCAACTCTGGGTTAAATCCCGGAGACCTACTTATCTTAACTAAGCCAATAGGTAGCGGAATAATTCTGGCAGGTCATCGAATTGGTCTTTCTGATCCGAACTCCTACTTAAAGGCTATCGAGAATATGAAGATTCTTAATAAGAATGGATTAAAAGCTATTGATGCCACAAGCGTTAGGGGCGGAACGGACATTACGGGATTTGGTCTACTGGGTCATGCCCTTAAAATGGCAAGAGCCAGCAACGTTACCATAAGAATTAATGCCCATAAAGTTCCACTACTTCCACAATCACTTGCTTTGGCCGAAGATGGATGCATTCCTGGTGCTGCATTTACAAACCTGAAATACGTTGAAGAGGAAACTTATTTTTCACCAGGAGTAGAATTTTCATATCGCGCTATCCTCGCCGACGCGCAAACTTCAGGTGGATTATTGCTTGGAATAAAGCCCGAAATGGCGTCAACCGCCCTAAAATTACTAAAAATGGAAGGAGCCGTTGAGTCTGAAATAATTGGTACGGTTGAGAACTATAACAAAAAACGAATTATAATAGAGTAA
- a CDS encoding DUF3343 domain-containing protein — protein MEIILLNNVRTVIIAEKHLVKGGFSCNIRPVPTHITSECGMCIEIKETEKNQVIELLALGKFEFTIHHII, from the coding sequence ATGGAAATTATTCTATTAAATAATGTTAGGACCGTTATTATTGCAGAAAAACACCTTGTTAAAGGCGGTTTTTCCTGCAATATACGACCCGTACCAACACATATAACCTCTGAGTGCGGAATGTGCATTGAAATAAAAGAAACAGAGAAAAACCAGGTAATAGAACTCCTTGCTTTAGGCAAATTCGAGTTTACTATACATCACATAATCTAA
- a CDS encoding aminotransferase class V-fold PLP-dependent enzyme, which translates to MDSYLRYFDNSATSFPKPPEVKEYICNYLASGGTYGRGAYPRIIEATSMVEEAREKICNILSAQKPENVVFTSGSTEAINTILYGLHLIDKVILVSPLEHNAVMRPIQALSLKQNTKYLVLEHYSDGTINVERIKSQLSQNVALVVVNHQSNVNGVIQPIEAIKREIGIIPILVDASQSMGTVSINVDKDNLDFVAFTGHKGLMGPTGTGGFYLANPALISPLLYGGTGSNSDSFELPEAMPDKFQAGTPNLLGLSGLLGALNARVERRHTKEDYLSLLQSVRNIKNIDCFSGNNPDQIGEVFSFRIVNENPGITAHKLYSEFGIETRSGLHCAPLAHKTLGSFPTGLVRISLSPYHTTNDLGFLLLALKHLAK; encoded by the coding sequence ATGGATAGTTACCTTCGGTATTTTGATAATTCAGCCACTAGTTTTCCTAAACCTCCCGAAGTAAAAGAATACATTTGCAATTACTTGGCCTCTGGAGGCACTTATGGCAGAGGAGCATACCCTCGTATCATTGAGGCAACCAGTATGGTTGAAGAGGCAAGAGAAAAAATTTGCAATATTCTAAGCGCCCAGAAACCTGAGAATGTAGTTTTTACTTCCGGCTCAACTGAAGCAATTAATACAATCCTCTATGGACTTCATTTAATCGACAAAGTAATACTTGTCTCCCCGTTGGAGCACAATGCAGTTATGCGTCCCATACAAGCCTTGTCGCTCAAGCAAAATACCAAATATCTAGTTCTGGAGCATTATAGCGATGGGACCATCAACGTTGAACGGATAAAATCACAACTAAGCCAAAATGTAGCCTTGGTTGTTGTTAACCATCAAAGCAATGTAAACGGGGTTATTCAACCTATAGAGGCCATAAAACGGGAAATAGGAATTATTCCCATTTTAGTAGATGCCTCCCAATCAATGGGAACGGTTTCAATTAATGTTGACAAAGATAATCTTGATTTCGTAGCATTTACAGGACATAAAGGGCTAATGGGTCCAACTGGCACGGGAGGATTCTATCTAGCCAATCCAGCCCTAATTTCACCACTATTGTATGGTGGAACGGGCAGCAACTCCGATAGCTTTGAACTTCCAGAAGCAATGCCTGATAAGTTCCAAGCTGGCACACCCAACCTTCTTGGATTATCGGGCTTACTCGGTGCTTTAAATGCGCGTGTCGAAAGAAGGCACACCAAAGAGGATTACCTATCTTTGCTTCAATCGGTGCGAAACATCAAAAACATTGATTGTTTCTCCGGGAATAATCCTGACCAGATAGGAGAAGTCTTCTCCTTTCGAATTGTTAACGAAAATCCAGGCATTACCGCCCATAAGCTCTATTCTGAATTTGGCATAGAAACAAGATCTGGACTTCATTGCGCACCTCTTGCACATAAGACTCTGGGAAGTTTTCCAACTGGTCTGGTAAGAATCTCATTATCACCCTACCACACAACTAACGACTTAGGATTTCTCCTTCTGGCATTAAAGCATCTTGCCAAATGA
- the yedF gene encoding sulfurtransferase-like selenium metabolism protein YedF, which translates to MTTFDCSRMLCPRPLIEAKKAYNQAPFGEQLCFIVDNKTAANNLNTYFSGNGVQSTTITEHNKHVITVTKSESTNDTIITSNPAEFCVIETPTAKIGSMVVAISSNKMGEGDAELGTILMKGFFAALSEYETMPSEVIFYNSGVLLLVSDSGIITYLEKMKLMGVRITACGTCTDFYGIKDIAIGTISNMFSILSSLSSASKVIKP; encoded by the coding sequence ATGACAACTTTTGATTGCTCGCGAATGCTTTGCCCGAGGCCTCTTATTGAGGCAAAGAAAGCATACAACCAAGCTCCGTTTGGTGAACAACTTTGTTTTATTGTTGACAATAAAACTGCGGCAAACAATCTAAATACCTACTTTTCGGGAAATGGAGTTCAGTCAACAACCATCACTGAGCATAATAAGCATGTAATTACCGTAACCAAAAGTGAGTCAACTAACGACACAATTATTACCTCAAATCCTGCAGAATTCTGCGTTATAGAAACACCAACAGCTAAGATTGGAAGTATGGTTGTGGCAATTTCCAGCAATAAAATGGGAGAGGGGGATGCCGAACTTGGCACCATCCTAATGAAAGGTTTTTTTGCGGCATTATCTGAGTATGAAACGATGCCATCGGAAGTAATCTTCTACAATTCAGGCGTTTTACTACTAGTAAGCGATTCAGGAATAATCACATACCTTGAGAAAATGAAATTAATGGGGGTGAGAATCACTGCTTGCGGCACCTGTACCGATTTTTATGGGATTAAAGATATAGCCATTGGAACCATATCCAACATGTTTAGCATCCTTTCGTCTCTAAGTTCTGCATCTAAAGTAATCAAACCTTAA
- a CDS encoding ABC transporter permease — protein MRPILFLLQKEFTQIFRDKTLLRMMIGLPVIQLIVLVNATTFDLKNTNLAIIDLDKTPISTLLVSNFSDSPFFTPVLATESEKEAYYAVEVGKADAILTIPKGFEKNFNTGKSADVMVEINSINASAAGLTSSYSNAIIGNFNKRNLNSGHKLEMPIKTEVSYWYNPELNYKLFMLPGILAILVTIMGMFMAAINMVKEKELGTIEQLNVTPLKKYQFIISKLFPFWLIALFELSIGLMIGYLLYGIRVEGSLAVLYTFSAVYLVAVLGFGLLIASLSNTQQQVMFISFFFLLIFLLMSGIFTSVESMPLWAQRFNVINPMAYFMRVIRMVFLKGSDFYDIRRELIAMTIFAIGSITIAVKTFKKTVA, from the coding sequence ATGAGACCCATCCTATTTTTGCTTCAGAAAGAATTCACGCAGATTTTTAGAGATAAAACGCTCCTGAGAATGATGATAGGACTCCCTGTAATCCAACTAATTGTATTGGTAAATGCAACAACATTTGATCTAAAAAACACCAATTTAGCCATAATAGACCTTGACAAAACGCCAATATCCACTCTGTTGGTCTCCAATTTTTCTGATTCCCCATTTTTCACACCAGTTTTGGCAACTGAATCGGAAAAAGAAGCCTACTATGCCGTGGAAGTAGGAAAAGCAGATGCAATACTGACCATTCCCAAAGGGTTTGAAAAAAATTTCAATACAGGTAAGTCTGCTGATGTAATGGTTGAAATAAATTCTATAAATGCTTCTGCTGCTGGACTAACAAGTAGCTATTCTAATGCCATAATCGGTAACTTTAATAAGCGTAATCTGAATTCTGGTCATAAGCTAGAAATGCCAATAAAAACGGAGGTTTCTTACTGGTATAATCCGGAACTCAACTACAAACTATTTATGTTACCCGGAATTTTGGCAATTCTGGTCACCATTATGGGAATGTTTATGGCAGCAATAAATATGGTAAAAGAGAAGGAATTAGGCACTATTGAACAGCTAAATGTAACGCCACTCAAAAAATACCAGTTTATAATATCAAAACTATTTCCATTTTGGCTAATTGCACTTTTCGAACTTTCTATTGGCTTAATGATAGGATATCTCCTCTATGGAATTAGAGTAGAAGGAAGTTTAGCTGTATTATATACGTTTTCGGCAGTTTACCTTGTAGCAGTACTCGGGTTTGGATTGCTTATTGCATCCCTTTCCAATACCCAACAGCAGGTAATGTTTATCTCATTTTTTTTCTTGTTGATTTTCCTCCTAATGAGCGGGATATTCACTTCCGTCGAAAGCATGCCTTTATGGGCTCAAAGGTTTAACGTTATTAATCCAATGGCTTACTTCATGAGGGTAATCAGAATGGTATTTCTCAAAGGTTCAGACTTTTATGATATACGTCGCGAATTAATTGCTATGACAATTTTTGCAATTGGAAGCATTACAATAGCAGTAAAAACATTCAAAAAGACAGTTGCATAA